The Comamonas endophytica sequence GGCCGGGTCCATGTTCAACCCCATGTCCGGCACGTCGGGGCCCGCCCAGGCCTTGCCGTTCCACTCGATGAGCTTGCGGTTCGGGTTGAAGGGCTTGCCCTGCAGGTCGCACGAGGCGCGGTTGTACAGGATGCGGCGGTTGAGCGGCCAGGCCCAGGCCCAGTTCAGCGTGTTGCCCACGCCGGTCGGGTCGGAGTTGTCGCGGCGCGCCATCTGGTTGCCCGAGGAGGTCCAGCAGCCGGTGTAGATCCAGCAGCCGCTGAGCGTGCTGCCGTCGTCGCGCAGCTCGGCGAAGCTGCTCAGCTGTTCGCCGGCGCGGCGCAGCAGCTTGGTCGGATCCTTGGGGTCGAACAGGTCGACCAGCGCGCGGCCGTTGTACTCCTTGGCCACCTCTTCGGAGGTCGGGTGCGCCGGCTCGACGTAGGGCCAGTAGAGATTGGCGATCGGGTCGGGGAACTTGCCGCCGTCCTTGGCGTAGGCCGCCTTGAGGCGCAGATGCAGCGCCGACATGATGGCGATGTCGGTCTTGGCCTCGCCCGGCGGCTCGGCCGCCTTCCAGTGCCACTGCAGCACGCGCGAGGAACTCACCACCGCGCCGTCTTCCTCGGCGAAACAGGTCGTCGGCAGGCGGAACACCTCGGTCTGGATCGATGCGGTGTCGACGTCGTTGAACTCGCCGTGGTTCTTCCAGAACTCGGAGGTCTCGGTGACCAGCGGATCCATGATGACCAGGAACTTGAGCTTGGACAGGCCGGTGCGCACGCGGTTGCTGTTGGCCAGCGAGGCCAGCGGGTTGAAGCCCTGCGCCAGGTAGCCGTTGATCTTGCCTTCGTTCATCATGTCGAAGACCTGCAGCATGTCGTACTGGCGGTCGAGCTTGGGCAGGTAGTCGAAGGCCCAGTTGTTCTCGGCCGTCGCCGCGGGTCCATACCAGGCCTTCATCAGGCTGATGTGGAACTTGGGCGTGTTCGACCAGTAGTTCATCTGGCCCGGACGCATGGCCTTCGGGGTGCGTGCCTCGAGGTACTTGCCGTAGTCCTGCTCGCCCTCGTTGGGCAGCGACAGGTAGCCCGGCAGGCCCGCCGTCAGCAGGCCCAGATCGGTCAGCCCCTGGATGTTCGAGTGCCCGCGCAGCGCGTTCATGCCGCCGCCCGAGATGCCGATGTTGCCCAGCAGCAGCTGGATCATCGCGCCGGTGCGCAGGATCTGCGCGCCCGTCGTGTGCTGGGTCCAGCCCAGCGCGTAGAGGATCGTGGCCGCGCGTCCCGGCTGCGCCGTCGAGGCCAGCTGCTCGCAGACATGCAGGAATTTGGCCTTGGGCGTGCCGCAGATGCTCTCGACCTTTTCCGCGGTGTAGCCGGCGTAGTGGCGCTTGAGCCACTGGTACACGCAGCGCGGGTGCTCCAGCGTCGGGTCGGTCTTCACATAGCCGTCGGCGTCGAGCTCGTAGTCCCACGAGGTCTTGTCGTAGCTGCGCGTCTGCGGGTCGTAGCCGGCGAAGATGCCCTCGTCGAAGGCGAAGTCCTCGCGCACGATATACGTGAAGTCGGTGTAGTTCCTCACGTATTCGTGATGGATCTTGTTGTTCGTCAGCAGATAGTTGATGACGGCGCCCAGGAACACGATGTCGCTGCCCGAACGGATGGGGGCATAGAAATCGGCCACCGATGCGGATCGGTTGAAGCGCGGGTCGACCACCATGAAGTGCGCATTGTTGTGCTCCTTC is a genomic window containing:
- the fdnG gene encoding formate dehydrogenase-N subunit alpha, translated to MVQFSRRQFMKVTGSSLAASSLAVMGFSPTAALAEVRQFKLAATTVTRQTCTYCSVGCGILMYSLGDGAKNAKLSVIHVEGDPDHPVNRGTLCPKGASLLDFVHSPNRLKYPEYRAPGSNEWKRMSWDEALTRITKLLKDDRDANFVEKNDKGQTVNRWLTTGMLAASAASNEAGYITHKVARSWGLLAFDNQARVUHGPTVAGLAPTFGRGAMTNHWVDIKNADVILIMGGNAAEAHPCGFKWVTEAKEHNNAHFMVVDPRFNRSASVADFYAPIRSGSDIVFLGAVINYLLTNNKIHHEYVRNYTDFTYIVREDFAFDEGIFAGYDPQTRSYDKTSWDYELDADGYVKTDPTLEHPRCVYQWLKRHYAGYTAEKVESICGTPKAKFLHVCEQLASTAQPGRAATILYALGWTQHTTGAQILRTGAMIQLLLGNIGISGGGMNALRGHSNIQGLTDLGLLTAGLPGYLSLPNEGEQDYGKYLEARTPKAMRPGQMNYWSNTPKFHISLMKAWYGPAATAENNWAFDYLPKLDRQYDMLQVFDMMNEGKINGYLAQGFNPLASLANSNRVRTGLSKLKFLVIMDPLVTETSEFWKNHGEFNDVDTASIQTEVFRLPTTCFAEEDGAVVSSSRVLQWHWKAAEPPGEAKTDIAIMSALHLRLKAAYAKDGGKFPDPIANLYWPYVEPAHPTSEEVAKEYNGRALVDLFDPKDPTKLLRRAGEQLSSFAELRDDGSTLSGCWIYTGCWTSSGNQMARRDNSDPTGVGNTLNWAWAWPLNRRILYNRASCDLQGKPFNPNRKLIEWNGKAWAGPDVPDMGLNMDPATVGPFIMNPEGVARFFARKGMNEGPLPTHYEAFDNPLGYNPMYPQNKLAVINPAVRILESTKGTAGTAAEFPHVGTTYRLTEHFHYWTKHVQLNNIVQPEQFVEIGEALAQELGIATGQQVRVTSKRGYVRAAAVVTKRLKPMQIEGKTVHHVGIPIHWGFATTGRKGHMANNLTASIGDGNSNTPESKTFLVKVEKA